In Treponema primitia ZAS-2, a genomic segment contains:
- the rbr gene encoding rubrerythrin translates to MPNLKGTKTEKNLLIAFAGESQARNRYTFYASAAKKDGLVQISNIFTETAAQEKEHAERLFKFLEGGDLTIQASFPAGVIGKTSQNLADAAAGEDHEWKEMYPDFAKIAQEEGFSAIAVIFTNIAVAEKQHAKRFHELKANLDAGKVFKKDKSVIWRCLNCGYIFEGTEAPKACPACAHPQDYFEVLGENW, encoded by the coding sequence ATGCCTAATTTAAAGGGAACTAAGACAGAAAAAAACCTGCTGATCGCCTTTGCCGGGGAATCCCAGGCCCGGAACCGGTATACTTTTTATGCCAGCGCTGCCAAAAAAGACGGTTTAGTACAGATTTCCAATATTTTCACCGAAACCGCCGCCCAGGAAAAGGAACATGCCGAACGGCTCTTTAAGTTTCTTGAGGGCGGGGATTTGACCATCCAGGCCTCTTTCCCTGCGGGGGTCATTGGCAAGACCTCTCAAAACCTGGCGGATGCCGCCGCCGGGGAGGATCACGAATGGAAGGAAATGTACCCTGACTTTGCCAAAATCGCCCAAGAAGAGGGTTTTTCCGCCATTGCGGTGATTTTTACGAATATTGCGGTGGCGGAAAAACAGCACGCCAAACGGTTCCACGAACTCAAGGCCAACCTGGATGCCGGGAAGGTCTTTAAAAAGGACAAAAGCGTCATCTGGCGCTGCCTGAACTGCGGATATATTTTTGAGGGGACCGAAGCGCCCAAAGCCTGCCCGGCCTGCGCCCACCCCCAGGACTATTTTGAAGTATTAGGCGAAAATTGGTAG